Proteins found in one Methanospirillum hungatei JF-1 genomic segment:
- a CDS encoding ABC transporter permease produces the protein MKQFILVRLLQTIPVLIGITFIAFLLMMVTPGDPAEINLRAMMNTDFPPKEAVAIMREQMDLDKPWYIQYFSWLSRVLKGDLGYSYQTRKSTTDEILRAFPVTFLLSSIAMLFSIIIAIPIGILAGIHPNGRLDHLSRAISIIGLSIPDFFLGILDILIFSITLKILPVAGYKGPEYLILPAFALSISLFAVTMRLMRTSMAEELEQEYITTAISKGLDRGTIIRRHALKNAIVPVLTYMGTQYGWLFGGAMIIESLFALPGMGRLFVDAAASRDIMVMQACIMVFAIIFIIINLCIDISYYLLDPRMRDTHE, from the coding sequence ATGAAGCAGTTCATTCTGGTCAGACTCCTGCAGACCATCCCGGTACTGATTGGTATCACCTTCATCGCGTTTCTGCTCATGATGGTAACCCCGGGTGACCCGGCTGAGATTAACCTGCGGGCGATGATGAACACCGATTTCCCCCCAAAAGAGGCTGTTGCAATCATGCGGGAGCAGATGGATCTTGACAAGCCCTGGTATATCCAGTACTTCTCCTGGCTGTCAAGGGTTCTAAAGGGGGATCTCGGGTACTCGTACCAGACTCGAAAGAGCACTACGGATGAGATACTACGGGCCTTTCCAGTGACCTTCCTGCTCTCATCTATTGCAATGCTTTTTTCGATTATCATCGCAATCCCGATAGGTATTCTTGCAGGGATACATCCGAATGGAAGACTGGATCATCTCTCACGGGCGATATCTATCATTGGCCTGTCTATTCCTGATTTCTTTCTTGGTATCCTTGACATTCTCATCTTCTCGATAACATTGAAGATCCTGCCGGTAGCCGGTTACAAAGGCCCTGAATACCTTATCCTGCCTGCCTTTGCCCTCTCTATCAGTCTCTTTGCTGTTACCATGCGACTTATGAGGACGAGTATGGCTGAGGAGCTGGAACAGGAGTATATCACGACGGCGATCTCGAAGGGTCTGGACCGGGGCACAATAATCAGGCGTCATGCATTGAAAAACGCCATTGTCCCGGTCCTGACCTACATGGGAACGCAGTACGGATGGCTGTTTGGGGGAGCGATGATCATCGAATCACTCTTTGCATTGCCCGGAATGGGACGTCTATTTGTTGATGCAGCTGCTTCCCGGGACATCATGGTGATGCAGGCGTGTATCATGGTTTTTGCTATTATTTTCATCATAATCAATCTCTGTATCGATATCTCATACTACCTGCTTGACCCGAGGATGAGGGATACTCATGAGTAG
- a CDS encoding class I SAM-dependent methyltransferase: protein MTVSINWEEIWERNIQDIASRTTVDYWESRAEDYSDMVLNSAFHHGEQIRQFCFSEGLADSESQVIDIGSGPGALTIPFARNVQSVTAIEPAAQMIQKLEENAKGENLKNIYPLQKTWQEVNTRQFEKSFDLVLCCHSLWHFPDIMVQLKRMDMVSRGYCCIAGGFGTSEDSAYLYKTLRIREMEFDQFHCLFNLLNSKGMRPNVTVLPYETHRSERSAISSMEQVVQKYRPLTSKDTEIIRDYVKSRLKDGIVSSNGLMGLLWWRVA, encoded by the coding sequence ATGACAGTATCAATAAACTGGGAAGAGATATGGGAGAGAAATATTCAGGATATTGCCTCCAGGACAACGGTGGATTACTGGGAATCCAGGGCAGAGGATTACTCGGATATGGTCCTGAACAGTGCGTTTCATCATGGAGAACAGATACGGCAGTTCTGCTTTTCAGAGGGCCTTGCAGATTCGGAATCTCAGGTCATAGATATCGGATCTGGTCCTGGTGCTCTGACGATTCCCTTTGCACGAAATGTTCAGTCGGTAACTGCAATAGAGCCTGCAGCACAGATGATTCAGAAACTGGAAGAGAATGCAAAAGGGGAGAATCTGAAGAATATTTATCCGCTTCAGAAGACATGGCAGGAAGTTAATACGAGGCAATTTGAAAAATCCTTTGATCTTGTCCTCTGTTGCCACTCGCTCTGGCATTTTCCTGATATTATGGTCCAGTTAAAGCGTATGGATATGGTCTCCCGTGGATACTGCTGTATTGCAGGGGGATTTGGAACTAGTGAGGACTCTGCCTATCTTTATAAAACGCTTAGAATCAGGGAGATGGAGTTTGACCAGTTTCACTGCCTCTTTAATCTGCTTAATTCGAAAGGGATGAGACCGAATGTAACGGTCCTACCCTATGAGACTCATCGATCAGAGCGATCTGCAATCTCTTCGATGGAGCAGGTGGTGCAGAAGTATCGCCCGCTTACGAGCAAGGATACGGAGATCATTCGTGATTATGTAAAAAGTCGATTAAAAGACGGAATTGTCTCAAGTAACGGGTTGATGGGCCTATTATGGTGGAGGGTAGCATGA
- a CDS encoding class I SAM-dependent methyltransferase has translation MVEGSMMDGKIDWEEIWEKIYDDRMTIMKRDYAVDDWTTRSQDYSESRRSNNYEYGNKVLEVLRKRHLVSSDSQVIEVGSGPGTFVIPFAPHVGHYTAVEPAKGMIERIRENANESGITNYTIIPKIWQEVDVSASREKFDLLLSSTVIWMFRDIMEQVKRMEEVCRGTCCIAAGFGSVSGPELDLWESIMGDIPYPQYPEYPYIYNILYQNGRVPNVEVISSSSIRTAERLRTMYKVFYSLYTDYTPEVEEKITRYLEDHSQDLPEGKRVVREYQTAVVWWNPKQRQAGSN, from the coding sequence ATGGTGGAGGGTAGCATGATGGACGGGAAGATTGACTGGGAAGAGATCTGGGAGAAGATCTATGATGATCGGATGACCATCATGAAACGCGACTATGCGGTTGACGACTGGACAACCCGGTCACAGGATTACTCCGAATCAAGGCGGTCCAATAATTATGAGTATGGTAATAAAGTTCTTGAAGTGCTCAGGAAACGACATCTCGTGTCATCTGACTCCCAGGTGATTGAAGTAGGTTCAGGACCTGGAACATTCGTAATTCCGTTCGCCCCTCACGTTGGGCATTATACTGCTGTTGAACCTGCAAAAGGGATGATAGAACGGATCCGTGAGAATGCGAATGAATCAGGGATAACCAATTATACAATTATCCCAAAGATATGGCAGGAAGTTGATGTCTCTGCCAGCCGGGAGAAATTTGACCTTTTACTCTCTTCTACGGTCATCTGGATGTTTCGTGATATTATGGAACAGGTTAAGAGAATGGAAGAGGTCTGTAGAGGAACTTGTTGTATTGCAGCAGGGTTCGGATCAGTCAGTGGACCTGAGCTGGATCTCTGGGAGAGTATTATGGGTGACATTCCCTACCCCCAGTATCCGGAATACCCGTACATCTATAATATCCTGTACCAGAATGGCAGAGTCCCTAATGTTGAAGTGATATCTTCTTCAAGTATTAGAACTGCTGAACGGCTTCGGACGATGTACAAGGTTTTTTATTCGCTGTATACCGATTATACTCCGGAAGTCGAGGAGAAGATAACCCGGTATCTGGAGGATCACAGCCAGGACCTTCCGGAAGGAAAACGGGTTGTCAGGGAGTATCAGACTGCAGTGGTCTGGTGGAATCCAAAGCAGAGACAGGCGGGGAGTAACTGA
- a CDS encoding ABC transporter ATP-binding protein has product MKMNNIIEISDLTVSFKGEGYLLTAVDNLSLSVIHGETLAIIGESGSGKSVLGLAILRLLPDTAAISGSIIFQTQDILTLSEGMMEKIRGGKIAWIPQNPKLGFNPSMKIWKQVSEPIVLHTDSSWSEAKKQAIRLLRQYSIVPPEKWAEEYPVAYSGGMLQRAMLAMGTSTIPSVLIADEPTKGIDAINKKDVIEMFNTQKERGITQIIITHDLDFASEVADRIAVMYCGQIVELTSVERFFTTPLHPYSVGLVNSLPQRGLSPIPGTSPAMHEKQAGCRFKSRCSLCSRVCSEEIPLFPVGYDNVRCIQYHNRNWAW; this is encoded by the coding sequence ATGAAGATGAATAACATTATTGAGATCTCTGATCTTACTGTATCATTTAAAGGCGAGGGATATCTGCTCACTGCAGTTGATAATCTTTCGCTCTCCGTGATACATGGTGAGACCCTTGCTATCATTGGGGAGAGCGGGAGTGGAAAGTCCGTCCTTGGTCTTGCTATACTAAGACTACTGCCTGATACTGCTGCCATTTCAGGTTCAATTATTTTTCAGACCCAGGACATCCTCACACTCAGTGAAGGGATGATGGAAAAGATCAGGGGAGGGAAAATTGCTTGGATCCCGCAAAATCCAAAACTTGGGTTTAATCCCTCGATGAAGATCTGGAAACAGGTTTCTGAACCGATAGTTCTCCACACAGATAGTTCATGGTCAGAAGCAAAGAAACAGGCGATTAGACTTCTTCGTCAGTACAGTATCGTACCTCCGGAGAAGTGGGCCGAGGAGTACCCCGTTGCATATAGTGGTGGAATGCTCCAGCGGGCGATGCTTGCCATGGGAACCTCGACCATTCCATCGGTGTTAATAGCTGACGAACCAACAAAAGGGATTGATGCGATTAACAAAAAAGATGTCATTGAGATGTTTAACACACAGAAAGAGAGGGGCATCACCCAGATTATCATCACCCATGATCTTGATTTTGCTTCAGAGGTTGCTGACCGGATAGCGGTGATGTACTGCGGGCAGATAGTGGAGCTCACCAGTGTTGAAAGGTTTTTTACTACTCCACTTCACCCCTATTCAGTAGGGCTAGTAAACTCACTTCCTCAGCGGGGATTATCACCGATTCCCGGTACTTCTCCGGCAATGCATGAAAAACAGGCGGGATGCAGATTCAAGTCACGATGCTCTCTCTGTAGTAGGGTCTGCTCAGAAGAGATCCCCCTTTTCCCTGTTGGGTATGACAATGTCAGGTGTATCCAGTATCATAACCGGAACTGGGCTTGGTAA
- a CDS encoding class I SAM-dependent methyltransferase, producing MKESIVSYWNSGAFRYNSGVERFLKSEKGTAGWKSLFSEYLGTAPLKILDVGTGPGSISIPLASMGHMVTAVDLSDNMLDLARKNAVASNVIVDFRKGDAENLPFDDNTFDAVVNRWVLWTVPDPTSALREWTRVVKPGGRVCIIDGNWYSGRKTFVQKVWKQASRLYISIRERRNAWKNIDPEVIQDLWSTHANRPEDDMVLFQNAGLSDVQVFMDVNQRAFTLGDHLRMGHWGPTFLVMGVKPQILKE from the coding sequence ATGAAAGAATCGATCGTATCATACTGGAACTCCGGAGCATTTCGGTATAACTCCGGTGTTGAACGTTTTTTAAAATCAGAGAAAGGAACCGCCGGCTGGAAATCTCTCTTCTCTGAATACCTTGGGACAGCCCCGTTAAAGATTCTCGATGTTGGCACTGGTCCTGGATCTATCTCCATACCGCTTGCGAGTATGGGACACATGGTTACTGCTGTTGATTTATCAGATAATATGCTGGATCTTGCCAGGAAAAATGCAGTAGCATCTAACGTTATTGTCGATTTCCGCAAAGGAGATGCGGAAAATTTACCGTTTGATGATAACACTTTTGATGCGGTTGTAAACCGGTGGGTGCTCTGGACCGTGCCTGATCCAACATCAGCTCTTCGTGAATGGACACGGGTTGTAAAACCTGGAGGCAGAGTCTGTATCATCGATGGTAACTGGTACAGTGGAAGAAAAACCTTCGTTCAAAAGGTTTGGAAACAGGCATCACGGCTTTATATTTCGATTCGGGAGAGAAGAAATGCATGGAAGAATATTGATCCTGAAGTTATTCAGGACCTCTGGTCTACCCATGCAAATCGACCGGAAGATGATATGGTTCTGTTTCAAAACGCCGGCCTTTCAGATGTGCAGGTCTTTATGGATGTAAATCAGAGAGCATTTACTCTTGGGGATCATCTCCGGATGGGTCATTGGGGGCCAACGTTCCTGGTAATGGGGGTAAAACCTCAAATACTGAAAGAATGA
- a CDS encoding ABC transporter permease — MSSTVYIPISDQGFCALGMRVLKKRPLLVFGLIILILMCLMAVFAPYIAPHDPYEQSLENRFLPPSTEYPLGTDQFGRCVLSRAIYGSQPSLIIAVVSTILVVIIGLLVGLCAGYYRRVDGLLMRITDIMLAFPSMVVTLALVGIMGPGVPSIILALALPGWAKYARVVRSSTMSIKNRGFVESARALGAKNRYILFRHILPDVLAPVMEIATLGLGSKIIMIAGLGFLGLGIQVPTPEWGNILNQGLPLLYKAPLIALSAGALIMAFVLATNLIGSEIRDLMDPMSDSVKI; from the coding sequence ATGAGTAGTACGGTGTATATCCCGATATCAGATCAGGGGTTTTGTGCCTTAGGGATGAGGGTTCTGAAAAAACGACCGCTATTGGTTTTCGGACTGATAATTCTTATCCTTATGTGTCTGATGGCAGTATTCGCTCCATATATCGCTCCGCATGATCCCTACGAGCAATCGCTTGAGAACCGGTTTCTGCCTCCATCGACCGAATACCCACTTGGAACCGACCAGTTCGGGAGATGTGTGCTAAGCCGGGCGATCTATGGTTCTCAGCCTTCGCTTATAATCGCTGTCGTCTCTACCATACTGGTAGTTATCATCGGATTACTGGTCGGCTTATGTGCGGGATATTACCGAAGAGTAGATGGATTACTGATGAGGATCACCGACATTATGCTTGCATTCCCGAGTATGGTGGTGACGTTGGCTCTCGTAGGGATTATGGGGCCGGGAGTTCCCTCAATTATCCTGGCATTGGCACTTCCCGGCTGGGCCAAATATGCACGGGTTGTACGCTCCTCAACCATGTCAATCAAAAACAGAGGATTTGTTGAGAGTGCACGGGCTCTTGGCGCAAAAAACAGGTATATTCTCTTCAGACACATCTTACCAGACGTCCTTGCTCCGGTTATGGAGATCGCAACGCTAGGGCTTGGGAGTAAGATCATCATGATTGCCGGACTTGGGTTTTTAGGTCTTGGTATTCAGGTACCAACCCCTGAATGGGGGAATATACTGAACCAGGGGCTTCCGCTCCTCTATAAAGCACCCTTAATAGCCCTCTCAGCAGGTGCTCTGATCATGGCGTTTGTGCTGGCAACAAATCTTATCGGGTCAGAGATACGGGATCTGATGGATCCGATGAGCGATTCGGTTAAGATATGA
- a CDS encoding ABC transporter ATP-binding protein — translation MTMSGVSSIITGTGLGKIYQSGFFSHQKTFAVQDVDIEIKAGETYALVGESGSGKTTLGKILLKLISPTTGRIFYHNEDITDLQGPELIPIRRKMQIIPQHPEDAFNPRWRLSRSIMEPFLIHGQAQEKGGLKNVLLELLAETGLNPDYAERYPHQLSGGELQRAAIARALALKPDFILCDEPTSMLDVSVQAAIIQLLLSLQKRSTISLLFITHDLKLADHIADRVGVMYNGHIIEEGSGILKSPMHPYSQSIVRGHKHQRPDQSIPSHESCPFVLQCPNKTEKCQTIPSVTDCSGRKIRCHHPFKYD, via the coding sequence ATGACAATGTCAGGTGTATCCAGTATCATAACCGGAACTGGGCTTGGTAAAATCTACCAATCCGGGTTTTTCAGTCACCAGAAGACTTTCGCAGTGCAGGATGTAGATATTGAGATTAAAGCCGGAGAGACCTATGCTCTTGTTGGAGAGAGCGGGAGTGGAAAAACCACTCTGGGAAAAATTCTGCTCAAACTAATCTCACCTACCACTGGCAGAATTTTCTATCATAACGAGGATATTACTGATCTTCAAGGTCCAGAACTCATTCCAATCCGACGAAAGATGCAGATAATACCACAGCACCCTGAGGATGCATTTAATCCACGGTGGAGATTATCACGGTCAATAATGGAGCCTTTTTTAATACATGGTCAGGCTCAGGAAAAGGGGGGATTAAAGAATGTTCTCTTAGAGCTTCTTGCCGAAACCGGTTTGAACCCAGATTATGCAGAGCGGTATCCACATCAACTCTCAGGCGGTGAACTTCAGCGGGCAGCCATTGCACGTGCCCTTGCATTAAAGCCGGACTTTATCCTCTGTGATGAACCTACCTCGATGCTTGATGTTTCTGTGCAGGCGGCAATAATCCAGCTCCTCCTTTCACTTCAGAAGAGAAGTACCATCTCTCTCCTTTTCATCACCCATGATTTAAAACTTGCAGACCATATTGCAGACCGAGTCGGAGTAATGTATAATGGACATATTATAGAGGAAGGAAGTGGCATACTCAAATCCCCTATGCACCCCTATTCACAGTCTATCGTTCGCGGACACAAACATCAAAGACCCGATCAGTCAATACCATCTCATGAATCCTGCCCATTTGTCCTACAATGTCCGAATAAAACAGAAAAATGCCAAACAATTCCGTCTGTAACAGATTGCTCAGGAAGAAAAATACGATGTCATCATCCATTTAAGTATGATTAG